The following proteins are encoded in a genomic region of Labilithrix sp.:
- a CDS encoding ABC transporter ATP-binding protein, giving the protein MTDAIAGIAVKVARGTKTILRGVDLSARSGEVLGVLGPSGAGKSTLFRALVGESSVASGRVELFGADVTKLPLWARARRGLSYVPQAPSVLWDLSVRDNLASYYRVVHAKPAAAGEITAMAARVQLADHLEVRAGELSGGERRRLELARALTRPPKVLVCDEPFAGVDPQQASRLGDMLRRLAEDDGVCILLADHHVEEALRVCTRAVLLLDGEVAVEADPQGFRSHPLVASRYLGSWARTIPPPSADST; this is encoded by the coding sequence GTGACGGACGCCATCGCCGGGATCGCCGTCAAGGTCGCGCGCGGCACGAAGACCATCCTCCGCGGCGTCGACCTCAGCGCGCGGAGCGGCGAGGTGCTCGGCGTCCTCGGCCCGTCCGGCGCCGGCAAGTCGACGCTCTTCCGCGCGCTCGTCGGCGAGAGCAGCGTCGCCTCCGGTCGCGTCGAGCTCTTCGGCGCCGACGTGACGAAGCTCCCGCTCTGGGCGCGCGCGCGGCGCGGCCTCTCGTACGTCCCGCAAGCGCCGAGCGTGCTGTGGGACCTCTCCGTCCGCGACAACCTCGCCTCGTACTACCGCGTCGTCCACGCCAAGCCGGCCGCGGCGGGCGAGATCACGGCGATGGCGGCGCGCGTCCAGCTCGCCGATCACCTCGAGGTCCGCGCCGGCGAGCTCTCGGGCGGCGAGCGGCGGCGCCTCGAGCTCGCGCGCGCGCTGACGCGTCCGCCGAAGGTCCTCGTCTGCGACGAGCCGTTCGCCGGCGTCGATCCGCAGCAAGCGAGCCGCCTCGGCGACATGTTGCGGAGGCTCGCGGAGGACGACGGCGTCTGCATCTTGCTCGCGGACCATCACGTCGAGGAGGCGCTCCGCGTCTGCACGCGCGCGGTGCTCCTCCTCGACGGCGAGGTCGCGGTCGAGGCGGACCCGCAGGGCTTCCGCTCCCACCCGCTCGTCGCGTCGCGTTATCTCGGGAGCTGGGCGCGCACGATTCCGCCGCCGTCCGCGGATTCCACATGA
- a CDS encoding sel1 repeat family protein, which yields MTSRLLVSLFALAVAGCAAAVRPPAPTYAAAAGAPSCALVAERSEPFVVDWRVDKRGDLEAALGKGTVVVAYDCDKLRILSDCSAEGSYAFAGVTEKEQLIRLVDADEIRANLPLSGGALSGTLKGSLERGATLDVALALVGTKTSSRLDVAPSDLKGDCAGATHFVRSATLGAFVMRTGTRAKTAAAADLLAGAASASSGSEELVENRDGSVEACRAADPTKDTPPARCASPLRLRLRPIKAGAATVAEEPPQCPPGLVRFDDGKCGKRSADAPFICDPSNAIECEQQCTRGSLVSCVYLGKSVRETAPDRAVKLYERACDGGVAEGCGRLGAMKSDLGLLERSCRDGWFPACTAVGATKFKAGDKVDVVAAFKRGCDGGSADDCESYGALFVMKFLPPNDAEQLRAFQRACEGGSKVGCANLAQMYAQGRGTSTDVARAVTLLRSSCDRGASASCAALSSHYLAGNGVERDPAKALALMERACEGDDRGSCLVLGMMYQNGTGRPADEAKARAAFVRACEGGVEEACAAAKR from the coding sequence GTGACCTCTCGCCTCCTCGTCTCTCTCTTCGCGCTCGCCGTCGCGGGCTGCGCCGCCGCGGTGCGTCCGCCCGCGCCGACGTACGCCGCCGCCGCCGGCGCGCCGTCGTGCGCGCTCGTCGCGGAGCGCAGCGAGCCGTTCGTCGTCGACTGGCGCGTCGACAAGCGCGGCGATCTCGAGGCCGCGCTCGGAAAGGGGACCGTCGTCGTCGCGTACGACTGCGACAAGCTCCGCATCTTGAGCGACTGCTCGGCGGAGGGCTCGTACGCGTTCGCGGGGGTGACGGAGAAGGAGCAGCTCATTCGCCTCGTCGACGCCGACGAGATCCGCGCGAACCTCCCGCTCTCCGGCGGCGCGCTCTCGGGCACGCTGAAGGGCTCGCTCGAGCGCGGCGCGACCCTCGACGTCGCGCTCGCCCTCGTCGGGACGAAGACGAGCTCGCGCCTCGACGTCGCGCCGAGCGACCTGAAGGGCGACTGCGCGGGCGCGACCCACTTCGTGCGAAGCGCGACGCTCGGCGCCTTCGTCATGCGCACCGGCACGCGCGCGAAGACGGCGGCGGCGGCGGACCTCCTCGCCGGCGCCGCCTCGGCGTCGAGCGGCAGCGAGGAGCTCGTCGAGAACCGCGACGGCTCGGTGGAGGCGTGCCGCGCGGCGGACCCCACGAAGGACACGCCGCCGGCGCGCTGCGCGAGCCCGCTGCGGCTCCGGCTCCGCCCGATCAAGGCGGGCGCGGCGACGGTCGCGGAGGAGCCGCCGCAGTGCCCGCCCGGGCTCGTGCGGTTCGACGACGGCAAGTGTGGGAAGCGCAGCGCCGACGCGCCGTTCATCTGCGACCCGAGCAACGCGATCGAGTGCGAGCAGCAGTGCACGCGCGGCTCGCTCGTGAGCTGCGTGTACCTCGGCAAGTCCGTGCGCGAGACGGCGCCGGATCGAGCGGTGAAGCTGTACGAGCGCGCGTGCGACGGCGGTGTCGCGGAGGGATGCGGGCGGCTCGGCGCGATGAAGTCCGACCTCGGGCTCCTCGAGCGCTCGTGCCGCGACGGTTGGTTCCCGGCGTGCACCGCGGTCGGCGCGACGAAATTCAAGGCGGGCGACAAGGTCGACGTCGTCGCCGCGTTCAAGCGCGGCTGCGACGGCGGCAGCGCCGACGACTGCGAGAGCTACGGCGCCCTCTTCGTGATGAAGTTCCTCCCGCCGAACGACGCCGAGCAGCTCCGCGCGTTCCAGCGCGCGTGCGAAGGAGGCTCGAAGGTGGGCTGCGCGAACCTCGCGCAGATGTACGCGCAGGGGCGCGGCACGTCGACGGACGTCGCGCGCGCGGTCACGCTCCTCCGCTCGTCATGCGATCGCGGCGCGTCCGCCTCGTGCGCCGCGCTCTCGTCGCACTACCTCGCCGGCAACGGCGTCGAGCGCGATCCGGCGAAGGCGCTCGCGCTGATGGAGCGCGCGTGCGAAGGCGACGATCGCGGGAGCTGCCTCGTCCTCGGGATGATGTACCAGAACGGCACCGGCCGCCCCGCCGACGAGGCGAAGGCCCGCGCCGCGTTCGTCCGCGCGTGCGAGGGCGGCGTCGAGGAGGCGTGCGCGGCGGCGAAGCGCTAG
- a CDS encoding dynamin family protein, whose amino-acid sequence MSRLAETIAGWFGRVEVVLAGVEGYLRDGEEALARGDAMAARRSAKAMLQRVPHSPLGLALLADACEAAKLDAELALTLEELASRVGSRAEVWVRLGRARERVGAPIDEARDAFLRALAVAEAGSDARREALLWLADRDLANGDGDRAELWLERLGITKDADVQLRRAEARLLQDDLEGAKTVLAALEADPTDARAALVQGRVLAATGDAAAFPLLVRAMVLEARGASEALASALAWIPTDEATRARIRTVVAGRGESEGARWRAAFARAEGRRDEARTALVAAVRSGDVSAARPLLDAALEDRDHAALAVALGLLSSQEKSDTKDAAIEEARLLPSPARLRDAGEASAILDELGGVSSPRARAWADAARAEALATWVPPSGAPSDWTKVLTRLDLHARGLHALDATAKVAELAMERSRPVRVAIVGEFNAGKSTFINAVIGADVAPTGVLPTTATLHHLRYAPDPFARIQLHDDAPGEVKERIVPSSELRAALKSAGEEHVKRVEILQPIASLTRVEILDTPGFNAPDLRHTVAARSAFEEADAAIWLLDAGQPLKQTELRILDEARVTALPVQLLVNKADRLKPADLDTVMANVHESLAETGLTSWAPPLALSARLALSGKLGDEDALAKSNWENVQKLLDEQLVGRSVELKERGLRRRAARVVTLMLERAREHASDERAKIDAARARAQELALRAASLEREADQAAQVVAGALTAPAAEWKHDLDVVVTGRDREQAANDPTLIRYRIDRARDRLAPPLAKVLASIAMGQTSTPVEGARADDLLPVVHAAVRTFAATNGKADALLPLTRSAIASLVEHLMDLAAAPPIRGQAEGRVAELEAFLKALEPRS is encoded by the coding sequence ATGTCACGGCTCGCGGAGACGATCGCGGGATGGTTCGGGCGCGTCGAGGTCGTGCTCGCCGGCGTCGAGGGCTACCTCCGTGACGGGGAAGAGGCGCTCGCGCGCGGCGACGCGATGGCCGCGCGCCGCTCGGCGAAGGCGATGCTCCAGCGCGTGCCGCACTCGCCGCTCGGCCTCGCGCTCCTCGCCGACGCGTGCGAAGCAGCGAAGCTCGACGCGGAGCTCGCCCTCACGCTCGAGGAGCTCGCCTCGCGCGTCGGCTCGCGCGCCGAGGTCTGGGTGCGCCTCGGGCGCGCCCGCGAGCGCGTCGGCGCGCCGATCGACGAGGCGCGCGACGCGTTCCTCCGCGCGCTCGCGGTGGCCGAGGCCGGGAGCGACGCGCGGCGCGAGGCGCTGCTCTGGCTCGCCGATCGCGACCTCGCGAACGGCGACGGCGATCGCGCGGAGCTGTGGCTCGAGCGGCTCGGCATCACGAAGGACGCCGACGTGCAGCTCCGGCGCGCGGAGGCGCGGCTCCTCCAGGACGACCTCGAGGGCGCGAAGACCGTGCTCGCCGCGCTCGAGGCCGACCCGACCGACGCGCGCGCGGCGCTCGTGCAGGGGCGCGTCCTCGCCGCCACCGGCGACGCCGCCGCGTTCCCGCTCCTCGTCCGCGCGATGGTGCTCGAGGCCCGCGGCGCGAGCGAGGCCCTCGCCTCCGCCCTCGCGTGGATCCCGACCGACGAGGCGACGCGCGCGCGGATCCGCACGGTCGTCGCGGGCAGAGGAGAGAGCGAGGGCGCGCGGTGGCGCGCGGCGTTCGCGCGCGCGGAGGGGCGGCGCGACGAAGCCCGCACCGCGCTCGTCGCCGCGGTCCGCAGCGGCGACGTGAGCGCGGCGCGCCCGCTCCTCGACGCGGCGCTCGAGGACCGCGATCACGCCGCGCTCGCGGTCGCGCTCGGGCTCCTCTCTTCGCAGGAGAAGAGCGACACGAAGGACGCCGCGATCGAAGAGGCGCGCCTCCTCCCCTCCCCCGCGCGGCTCCGCGACGCGGGCGAGGCCTCCGCGATCCTCGACGAGCTCGGCGGCGTGTCGTCGCCGCGCGCGCGGGCGTGGGCCGACGCCGCGCGGGCGGAGGCGCTCGCGACGTGGGTGCCGCCGTCGGGCGCGCCGAGCGACTGGACCAAGGTCCTCACCCGCCTCGACCTCCACGCGCGCGGCCTCCACGCCCTCGACGCGACGGCGAAGGTGGCGGAGCTCGCGATGGAACGATCGCGCCCCGTGCGCGTCGCGATCGTCGGCGAGTTCAACGCCGGCAAGAGCACCTTCATCAACGCCGTCATCGGCGCCGACGTCGCGCCGACCGGCGTGCTCCCCACCACCGCGACGCTCCATCACCTCCGCTACGCGCCCGATCCCTTCGCCCGCATCCAGCTCCACGACGACGCGCCGGGCGAGGTGAAGGAGCGCATCGTCCCCTCGAGCGAGCTCCGCGCGGCGCTGAAGAGCGCGGGCGAGGAGCACGTGAAGCGCGTCGAGATCCTCCAGCCGATCGCGTCGCTCACGCGCGTCGAGATCCTCGATACTCCCGGTTTCAACGCCCCCGACCTCCGCCACACCGTCGCGGCGCGCTCCGCGTTCGAGGAGGCCGACGCCGCGATCTGGCTCCTCGACGCGGGCCAGCCGCTCAAGCAGACGGAGCTCCGCATCCTCGACGAGGCGCGCGTCACCGCGCTGCCGGTGCAGCTCCTCGTCAACAAGGCCGACCGCCTCAAGCCCGCCGACCTCGACACCGTGATGGCGAACGTGCACGAGTCGCTCGCGGAGACGGGGCTCACCTCGTGGGCGCCGCCGCTCGCGCTCTCCGCGCGCCTCGCGCTCTCGGGCAAGCTCGGCGACGAAGATGCGCTCGCGAAGTCGAACTGGGAGAACGTGCAGAAGCTCCTCGACGAGCAGCTCGTCGGCCGCAGCGTCGAGCTCAAGGAGCGCGGCCTCCGCCGCCGCGCCGCGCGCGTCGTCACGCTCATGCTCGAGCGCGCGCGCGAGCACGCGAGCGACGAGCGCGCCAAGATCGACGCCGCCCGCGCGCGCGCGCAGGAGCTCGCCCTCCGCGCCGCGTCGCTCGAGCGCGAGGCGGATCAGGCGGCGCAGGTCGTCGCCGGCGCGCTCACCGCCCCGGCCGCGGAGTGGAAGCACGACCTCGACGTCGTCGTCACCGGCCGTGATCGCGAGCAAGCGGCGAACGATCCGACCCTCATCCGCTACCGCATCGATCGCGCGCGCGACCGCCTCGCGCCGCCGCTCGCGAAGGTCCTCGCGAGCATCGCGATGGGGCAGACGAGCACGCCGGTGGAGGGCGCGCGCGCCGACGACCTCCTCCCCGTCGTCCACGCCGCGGTGCGCACGTTCGCGGCGACGAACGGCAAGGCCGACGCGCTCCTCCCGCTCACGCGCAGCGCGATCGCGTCGCTGGTGGAGCACCTGATGGACCTCGCCGCCGCGCCGCCGATCCGCGGCCAGGCCGAGGGCCGCGTCGCGGAGCTCGAGGCCTTCCTGAAGGCGCTCGAGCCGCGCTCCTAG